GTCCGCGCCGGCGATGGCGCAGCGTTGGCGTGAACTGGATGGGTGCCCGGCGCCCGTCGAGGACTCCCCGTCGCCCTCGGTGCACCGGTTCACCGCGGCCGGTTGCGCCGACGGCACCGAAGTGTCGTTCATCCAGATCGACGGCGGAGGTCACACCTGGCTGGACGCGTCTTTCGCGAGTGGCCAGTTCTTCGCCACCCACGGCAGATGATCTGATTTAGGTTTCGTCGGCGACCTGATCCTTGGTCTGATGCCTGCCGGGGGCATCAGGGTCGTCGTGCTGGTGGTCGAGTTTGTCCTGGATCTCCCGTTGGTCGTCGGTCGCTTTGGTGGCGTCCTTCGGCGTCGACGAGGGATCGTTGGTCTGCGGCATGCGCAGAGGTTCTCCCGGCATCGCGTTTACTAAACGCGGTTACGCCGGGGACAGGCGAAACACGTTGATGGTGCGGACGCCGTCGGTCTTCACCGCATACGACGCGAAGTTGGCGGCATAGCCCGCCGCGAGGTCGAACAGACGGTCACGGTCTGCACCCTCGGTCAGGCGGGCCACGAAATGACCACCGCGGTCGGTGCGGCCCTCCGGGAACAGCTGGCACTGCGGGTTTTTCAGTAGGTTGTGGTACCAGCTCGGGTGGTGGGCCCGGCCGTAGTTCGAGGCGATGAGGATGACGTCGTCACCGTCGGTGAAGTATCCCAGCGGCACATCGCGCTGGATTCCGGATCTGGCTCCCGTGGATCGCAATACGACGAGCGGAATCGTGCCCTTGCCGAAATGCAGACGGCCGCGGGTCAGGCGCCCGAGCGGCCCGTCGAGCGGCGCCATGATCCGACGATGGACAACGGAACCGAGCTCCGTCGAGAGGACGCGGGCGACGATCCGCAGTGTCCACGGCGGATCGGCCGTGGGGTCGACCCGCGGGATCCCATTCAGCAGATCGGTCATGATCGCCATGGTATGCATTTTTGTGACGCGGTCTTGTCCAGTTCTTGTTCGAGCGAATCAGGGAGAAGTCATGAGCAACGAGTCGGCGGCGGCCATCAGGCAGGAACGCCGCGACTGGATGGCGAGTCACCGCGACGCGTACCTGCGTTCGGGCGGCGCGGAGGGCCACATCATGGACCTCAGCGAGGTCGGCGGACATGCGTTCACGACCAACTGCCTGATCAGGGTGAAAGGCCGCAAGTCGGGTAGGACGCAGATCGTTCCGCTGATCTACGGCGACATCGGAGGCGAGGTCGTGATTGTGGCGTCCAAGGGTGGAGCCGACGAGAACCCGGACTGGTATCACAACCTGCGGGCCGGTGACGAAGTCGACTTGCAGATCGCCACCCAGGCGTTCCGAGCCTCGTGGCGTGAACCCGAAGGTGAAGAGCGGCACAGGATCTGGGACTTCATATCCCATGTGTATCCGCCGTATCTGAGCTATCAAAGGGCGACGACGCGGCACATCCCGGTGATCATGATGACTCCTCTGACGTCCATCGACGTGTTCGAGGAGTCCGATCTCCAGTCCTCGTAGACCAACTCGGCGGCGGCCTCATCGCTTTCAACGAAATGCAGAGGTTCACTCGCACTTTCGCTGCACAACGTCGAAAGCGATGAACTCGTCCACGGCGGGGCGCGAGCGCTTGCGAAAGAAGCACGCTCGCTCGACATTCACCCCACCTAACTCCGTGCCTCGTTCTCGACGATGATCTCGCAGGCGGTTTCGTAGAACGCGCTGATGAGGGTCGAGAACGAGAGCTCGAATGGATAGATCATGTGCACGTCCATCGCCTCGAGCTGCCACTCCGGCATGACGGGGACGATGCTGCCCTCGCGCAATTCGGCCGTGCAGATGATCTGGGTGGGCATGGGTCCGATGCCGAGTCCTTGCAAGATGTACTGCTTGCACACTTGAAAGTTGTTGGCGCGCGCCCGCACCTTCGGTGACAGCTCGTAACGGCGCTTCTGTTTGGTGACGGTGAATTTTCGCGGTCCGCCGAAGCCGAAGTCGATGAATGGCAGGGCGTCCAGCTGTGTCGGGTCGGTGATCGGCTCGGGCAACTGCGCTACGAAGTCGGGCGTCGCGCAGAGAAAGAGCTCGAGGCTGAATACCTTTCGGGCGATCAACGTCGAATCCTGAAGTGGCCCAGTGCCGAACACGACGTCGAACCCGTCCTTGATCGGGTCGACGAGATTGTCCACCAGCCGGATGTCCAACCGCGACTGGGGATAGTGCTGCAAGAACGCGGCACCGACGCGTGACGCGTAGTCGATACCGAGGAAGATCGGGATCGCAACCTTCAGCTCGCCCTGCGGTTCTTGTCTGCTGCCCTCGACGAGGGCGCGCACGCCGTTGGCCTCGGTCAGGATGTTCACGGCGTGGCTGTAAACCTGCTCGCCGAGGTCCGTGACCGTGAGCTGGTGCGTGTTCTTCCGCAGCAGCTTGATGCCGAGGTCGGCTTCCAGCTTGGTCAGCTTGCGGCTGACGGTGGACTTGGGCATGCCGAGCAGCGCGGCCGCTTTCGACAGGCTGCGGCACTCGACGACCTTGCCGAATACCAGCAGGGCGTCGAGGTCGAACGGCAGGTTCTGTTCCATCGGCTGTTCCAAATATGCAACAGGGTGTTGCGCTTCTGCATCTGTTTTGACCATTTCCGCAGCTGTAGTTTTCGGCGAGGAGGTGGAGCCTCATGAGTCACGACAGCCTGGTGACCAAACCCGAAAGCGGACACTGGACCGACGCGTATCCCGAACTCGGCCGCGGCCCGGTGTCACTCGAAGACTGCGTCTCCGAGGATTTCTACGAGAAGGAACGCGAACATGTCTTCAGAAAGACGTGGCTCTATGTGGGCCGGGTGGAGCGGGTGCCGAAGTCGGGCAGTTACTTCACCCGCGAGCTGAGGTTTCTCAACACGTCGGTCATCGTCGTCCGCGGCAAGGACGGCGTGATCCGCGCTATGCACAACATCTGCCCGCACCGCGGCAACAAGATGCTCTGGGAGGACGATCCCTTCCGGGAGGTCCAGGGCCGCGCGCCGCTGCTGTACTGCCGATTCCACGGTTGGCGCTACAAGCTGGATGGCTCGCTGCATTCGGCGACACGTCAGGATCTGCTGCTCGACTTCGACGCCGCCAGTTGCCGGGTTCCCGCCATTCAGTGCGAGGTGTGGGAAGGGTTCATCTTCATCAATCTCAATCCGCACAACACCGAGTCGTTGCGGTCGTATCTCGGGGAACTGGCACACGGTCTGGAGGGCTATCCCTTCGACGGGCCGCATCAGGTGTATCAGTTCAAGGCCGAATTGCAGTGCAACTGGAAGATTTTCGTCGATGGATTCGCGGAAAGCTACCACGGCCCCTATCTGCACGCTTCGTCCTTCGGCGCGCTCACCGCAGAGGCCAGAGAAGCGTTCGATCAACCCAATCCGTTCACCGATGCGTTGGGCTACCAGCTGAAGGGACCGCACCGGATGTTTTCCTTCGCCGGCGAACCGTCTCAGAAGACGCCCTACTCGAAGCCGATCGAATGCGTGATGGAGGCCAGCGCGGCGGGTCCGTGGAACAAGAAACCCAATCGCGGGCCGATGCCGCCGGGTATCAATCCGACGCGCGCCGAGAAGTACGGATTCGATTCCTTCCAGTTCTTCCCGAATTTCGTGTTGATCTTCGGCGCATCGGGTTTCACGGTCCACACCCACTGGCCGACGGGTCCGCATTCACACATCTTCGAAACCGAGGCGTACTACCAGCCGCCCACCACCCATCGGGAACGGTTGGGCCAGGAACTGACGATGACGTTCCTGAACGACATCATCCTGGAGGACGCCAGCCCGTCCGAAGGCCTGCAGGCGATGCTGAAGAGCGGTGCCCTCACGCATTTCACGATGAACGACGAGGAGATCCTGTTGCGTCACCTGCACAAGGTGGTCGGTGACTACGTGGCGGCGGGCGAGGCGGCGGCCCGATGAGCGCGCTTCTGCCGCCGGAGTTCTCCCCACTCCAACACCTGGTCGATGAGTGGGCCATCGAGGACGGACATCAGCGCTACGTCAAGCGGGTGAATTCCTCGATGGAGGAGATCCAGGCGTTCTATGACCAGGTGTTCCCCTATGCCGAAGAAGCCGTCGCTTACGTCGACAAGTTCGACTATTCCGAACCGTTGCCCGACGATGTCGCGAACCTACGCAACCTGCTCTACTCACTGATCACCGTGTCGCTGGCGGTCGAACTGTGGAAGCAGCCGCGTGTGAAGCATTCGGCCAACACCATTCTCACGAGAGTGAGCTGATCGCTATGGGACTCACGTCAGCACAGCTCGACGTCGTCGACCTCACGCCGCGGATCGGTAGCGAGATCAGAACCGACCTGGGCACGCTGCTACGCGGCTCCGAAGCCCAGCAGATCCGCGCAATTCTCGAGCAGCGCGGCGTCGTTTACTTCCGCGGACTCGACATCACCGACGAACAGCAGGTCGCGATCGCCAGGACCCTCGGCGTCATCCCCGCGAACGAGGGTGAGAGCGGCATCTACAAGATCTCGCTCGACAAGAACGTGAACCAGCGAGCCGAGTATCTGAAAGGCTCGATGTTCTGGCATTTCGACGGATCCTTGCAGCCCTATCCGAACCTCGCGACCTTGCTTCGGGCCGTCACGCTGTCAGAAACCGGAGGTGAGACCGAGTTCTGCAACACCTACGCGGCCTACGACGACCTGCCGCGGTCCGACAAGGAACTCATCGCAGATCTTCGAGTGGTCCACAGCGCGGAACGCTCGCAGTATTACGTCCGCCCCGAGATGAGCTTCGAGGAGATCACGTTCTGGCAGAAGTCGCCGACGAAGGCGTGCCCCATCGTGTGGACACATCAGTCCGGCCGAAAGTCGTTGCTGCTCGGTGCGACAGCCGATTACGTGATCGGCATGCCGGTCGAGGAGAGCCGGGCGCTTCTTGCCCGCCTGCGTGACTGGGCCACCCAGCCGCAGTACGTCTACCGTCACCAGTGGGAGCCGGGTGACCTCTTGATGTGGGACAACACCGGTACGATGCACCGGGTGCTCGAATATCCCGTTGACAGTGGCCGTCTCATGCATCGAACGATCCTCGCGGGCGAAGAGCCTCTGCAGTGAGGGTCGGCATCGCGACGCCGGTGGTCACCAACGTCGGCGGCGCGGCGCTCGGGTGGGAACGCGATGCGACGATCGAGGACATCGGCCGAGTCGCCGAGACGGCAGACCGGCTCGGTTATCACTTTCTGACGTGCAGTGAGCACATCGGCATACCTGCGTCCGAGGCGCCACGGCGTGGTGCACGGTACTGGGATCCACTGGCCACCTTGGGCTACGTCGCCGCCCGCACCGAGCGGATCCGGCTCGCCACCATGACCCTCGTGCTTGGGTATCACCATCCGCTGGAGATCGTGAAGCGTTACGGGACACTAGACCATGTCAGCAAGGGACGGGTGATCCTGGGTGTCGGAGTGGGCTCGCTGAAGCCGGAGTTCGATCTTCTCGGCGCACCGTTCGACGACCGAGGGGCGCGTGGCGACGATGCGTTGCGGGCCCTGCGGGTAGCGCTGCCGACCAATGAACCCGCGTACGAAGGCGAGTTCTACTCCTTCGGTGGCCTCACCGTCGACCCTTGTGCCTTGCAGTCGCATATGCCGATCTGGGTCGGCGGTCGCA
The sequence above is drawn from the Mycobacterium gallinarum genome and encodes:
- a CDS encoding nitroreductase/quinone reductase family protein; this translates as MTDLLNGIPRVDPTADPPWTLRIVARVLSTELGSVVHRRIMAPLDGPLGRLTRGRLHFGKGTIPLVVLRSTGARSGIQRDVPLGYFTDGDDVILIASNYGRAHHPSWYHNLLKNPQCQLFPEGRTDRGGHFVARLTEGADRDRLFDLAAGYAANFASYAVKTDGVRTINVFRLSPA
- a CDS encoding nitroreductase/quinone reductase family protein, yielding MSNESAAAIRQERRDWMASHRDAYLRSGGAEGHIMDLSEVGGHAFTTNCLIRVKGRKSGRTQIVPLIYGDIGGEVVIVASKGGADENPDWYHNLRAGDEVDLQIATQAFRASWREPEGEERHRIWDFISHVYPPYLSYQRATTRHIPVIMMTPLTSIDVFEESDLQSS
- a CDS encoding LysR family transcriptional regulator, giving the protein MEQNLPFDLDALLVFGKVVECRSLSKAAALLGMPKSTVSRKLTKLEADLGIKLLRKNTHQLTVTDLGEQVYSHAVNILTEANGVRALVEGSRQEPQGELKVAIPIFLGIDYASRVGAAFLQHYPQSRLDIRLVDNLVDPIKDGFDVVFGTGPLQDSTLIARKVFSLELFLCATPDFVAQLPEPITDPTQLDALPFIDFGFGGPRKFTVTKQKRRYELSPKVRARANNFQVCKQYILQGLGIGPMPTQIICTAELREGSIVPVMPEWQLEAMDVHMIYPFELSFSTLISAFYETACEIIVENEARS
- a CDS encoding aromatic ring-hydroxylating oxygenase subunit alpha, coding for MSHDSLVTKPESGHWTDAYPELGRGPVSLEDCVSEDFYEKEREHVFRKTWLYVGRVERVPKSGSYFTRELRFLNTSVIVVRGKDGVIRAMHNICPHRGNKMLWEDDPFREVQGRAPLLYCRFHGWRYKLDGSLHSATRQDLLLDFDAASCRVPAIQCEVWEGFIFINLNPHNTESLRSYLGELAHGLEGYPFDGPHQVYQFKAELQCNWKIFVDGFAESYHGPYLHASSFGALTAEAREAFDQPNPFTDALGYQLKGPHRMFSFAGEPSQKTPYSKPIECVMEASAAGPWNKKPNRGPMPPGINPTRAEKYGFDSFQFFPNFVLIFGASGFTVHTHWPTGPHSHIFETEAYYQPPTTHRERLGQELTMTFLNDIILEDASPSEGLQAMLKSGALTHFTMNDEEILLRHLHKVVGDYVAAGEAAAR
- a CDS encoding TauD/TfdA dioxygenase family protein encodes the protein MGLTSAQLDVVDLTPRIGSEIRTDLGTLLRGSEAQQIRAILEQRGVVYFRGLDITDEQQVAIARTLGVIPANEGESGIYKISLDKNVNQRAEYLKGSMFWHFDGSLQPYPNLATLLRAVTLSETGGETEFCNTYAAYDDLPRSDKELIADLRVVHSAERSQYYVRPEMSFEEITFWQKSPTKACPIVWTHQSGRKSLLLGATADYVIGMPVEESRALLARLRDWATQPQYVYRHQWEPGDLLMWDNTGTMHRVLEYPVDSGRLMHRTILAGEEPLQ
- a CDS encoding TIGR03619 family F420-dependent LLM class oxidoreductase yields the protein MRVGIATPVVTNVGGAALGWERDATIEDIGRVAETADRLGYHFLTCSEHIGIPASEAPRRGARYWDPLATLGYVAARTERIRLATMTLVLGYHHPLEIVKRYGTLDHVSKGRVILGVGVGSLKPEFDLLGAPFDDRGARGDDALRALRVALPTNEPAYEGEFYSFGGLTVDPCALQSHMPIWVGGRTKRSLRRALTLADGWCPFAVSIDTAAEWLSTRDVPDGFEVVLPAEKPLDPVGNPEETKQTLEKMAAAGTTTVFAYFRHESFDHYLEQLHALAELHDLNGAPG